A region of Dictyostelium discoideum AX4 chromosome 1 chromosome, whole genome shotgun sequence DNA encodes the following proteins:
- the lmpC gene encoding hypothetical protein (lysosomal integral membrane protein II) — translation MVANNKGLLIAGLLLSVIGAALFVISLALLPSVLNVATNNAIVDAVIVDSFKSQRYNDWAGQKSVDNYFKQYYYLWNLTNPNEVLNGKNCNFEKIGPFNYKYEWNNSKVSFSDDGNLINYIQSKSYKWIEGEDSLNPFTVSTTNFNPAYLGLLSTLSKNSITLGMTAEDLLYTLASAPQTKQFLEYLSSDNFTMIAYFYNGPKYFNQQYQLLLSTINNNLTTTPTIYFLEQWSNSTIIPTNGNSSLWDNMLISYGLDSPSGISLQSALEILNPMNQYSLLNSTNGISYWINAVFNGPNSNSYQILEQELGINQAQLTLVMIWWLKGFNDQYTMSQLLKQCEIESIELLGVCQFITTIPLGYKSISQFNITNLPWLEPIEIPIAMGTNLTISTNEAQSNLFNDSIDDSLLTIHGLGLFLEQMSTNSNNFTKWNLTNNDAMTMIGYFLSYIPNTTGYSIKSVQSFYNTSGLIVTRTANEWLWDCQDDLLDYLGIDQQCSFQQNNTIFKPSTVYTGKKDLSLTNQYQQFQEQSTLTIWNGTVNVTGFVENGQMAPLVQDNLPQSLTIFEENILRPLSLVHSSSSSVMGVSTQRYYLPNQSFPIDPVFNNSINGFANLTGLFNGVPIYVSLWDMYGVPIEYSSLYINGLNQTYENAEIPLDLEPITGNTLYYNLKLQINLQIPSNANSLWFSSLGNWTNIFSPTNSNSFGIFYPSLKIGQTATASTNDINLLKQQFKQIQTVKIAPVVVVSIFGGILLIAGLVMAINGFRKTFYNNNQYNGYNIIN, via the exons atggtTGCAAACAATAAAGGTTTATTAATTGCTGGTTTACTTTTATCAGTGATTGGTGCAGCATTATTTGTTATATCACTTGCACTTTTACCTTCAGTTTTAAATGTTGCAACAAATAATGCTATAGTTGATGCTGTAATTGTTGATTCtttt aaaagtCAAAGATATAATGATTGGGCAGGACAAAAATCAGtagataattattttaaacaatattattatctttggAATTTG acAAATCCAAATGAAGTattaaatggtaaaaattgtaattttgaaaagattggaccatttaattataaatatgaaTGGAATAATAGTAAAGTTTCATTTAGTGATGATggcaatttaataaattatattcaaaGTAAATCATATAAATGGATTGAAGGTGAGGATTCATTAAATCCATTTACAGTTAGTACAACCAATTTTAATCCAGCTTATTTAGGTTTATTATCAACACtatcaaaaaattcaattacatTAGGTATGACAGCAGAGGATTTATTATATACTTTAGCATCAGCACCACAAACTAAACAATTTTTAGAATATTTATCAAGTGATAATTTTACAATGATTGcatatttttataatggtccaaaatattttaatcaacaatatcaattattattatcaacaattaataataatttaacaacaaCTCCaaccatttattttttagaacAATGGTCAAATTCAACTATTATTCCAACCAATGGTAATAGTTCATTATGGGATAATATGTTGATATCTTATGGATTAGATTCACCAAGTGGTATAAGTTTACAATCGGCAttggaaattttaaatccaatgaatcaatattcattattaaatagtaCCAATGGTATTAGTTATTGGATAAATGCAGTTTTTAATGgtccaaattcaaattcatatCAAATACTTGAACAAGAATTAGGTATTAATCAAGCACAATTAACATTGGTAATGATTTGGTGGTTAAAAGGATTTAATGATCAATATACAATGAGCCAATTATTAAAGCAATgtgaaattgaatcaattgaactATTAGGTGTTTGTCAATTTATAACAACAATACCATTAGGttataaatcaattagtCAATTTAATATAACAAATTTACCTTGGTTagaaccaattgaaattcCAATTGCAATGGGTacaaatttaacaatttcaacaaatgAAGCTCAatccaatttatttaatgatagtATTGATGATTCCCTATTAACAATTCACGGTTTAGGTTTATTTCTTGAACAAATGTcaacaaatagtaataattttacaaaatggaatttaacaaataatgatGCAATGACAATGATTGGTTACTTTTTAAGTTATATTCCAAATACAACTggttattcaattaaatctgtTCAATCATTTTATAATACATCTGGTTTAATTGTTACAAGAACTGCAAATGAATGGTTATGGGATTGTCAAGATGATTTATTAGATTATTTAGGTATTGATCAACAATGTTCAtttcaacaaaataatacaatttttaaaccaTCAACTGTTTATACAGGAAAGAAAGATTTATCATTAACtaatcaatatcaacaatttcaaGAACAATCAACACTTACCATTTGGAATGGTACTGTAAATGTAACTGGTTTCGTTGAAAATGGTCAAATGGCTCCATTGGTTCAAGATAATCTACCACAAAGTTTAACCATTTTTGAAGAGAATATTTTAAGACCACTTTCATTGGTAcattcttcatcttcatcagtAATGGGTGTTTCAACTCAAAGATATTATTTACCAAATCAAAGTTTTCCAATTGATccagtttttaataattcaatcaatGGTTTTGCAAATTTAACTGGTCTTTTTAATGGTGTTCCAATTTATGTTTCACTTTGGGATATGTATGGTGTACCAATAGAATATAGTTCACTCTATATTAATGGATTAAATCAAACCTATGAAAATGCTGAAATACCATTGGATTTAGAACCAATCACTGGTAATACACtctattataatttaaaacttcaaattaatttacaaattccTTCAAATGCAAATAGTTTATGGTTCTCTTCATTAGGTAATTGGACAAATATTTTTAGTCCAACCAATAGCAATAGTTTTGGTATTTTTTATCCAAGTTTAAAAATTGGTCAAACTGCAACCGCTTCAACAAatgatataaatttattaaaacaacaatttaaacaaattcaaactGTTAAAATTGCTCCAGTAGTTGTAGTTTCAATTTTTGGTGGTATCTTATTAATTGCTGGTTTAGTAATGGCAATTAATGGTTTTCGTAAaactttttataataataatcaatataatggttataatattattaattaa
- the abcF4 gene encoding hypothetical protein, whose product MGPKGKKKGQSFDDSDEEINNKKGGNKKGQQLEDDIPQPVKKGGNKKGQRGKQDSDDEPENIPQPVAKKSNNKKGQRGKQDSDDEQDEIPQPQKKGGKPAPQPQKKGGKQQDSDDEQDEIPQPVKKGGKPAPQKKGGKQQQQQDSDDEQEEIPQPVKKGGKPAPQKKGGKQQDSDDEEDEIPQPVKKGGKPAPQKKGGKQQESEDEDEEDEVQQPVKKGGKNDKKKGVKHVEEEEEEEEEEEIEQPVKKGGKAPKPKKGGKGSKQESEDEEDDVQQPVKKGGKKDKKKGSKHVEEEEEEEEEEEIEQPVKKGSNKKDQKKGGKGKHVEEEEEEEEEEEIEQPVKKGSNKKDQKKGGKGKQQQESEDEEEEIQQPVKKGGKKDKKKGSKHVEEEEEEEEEEEEIEQPVKKGGKKDKKSSLEDSMSELSIKSKKGGKGKHVEEEEEQEQEEEEEKPKSKSNKKDKKKGKHVEEEEEEEEEEEEKPKSKSNKKDKKKGSKHIEEEEEEEEEEEEEEKEEEEEKKMTLAEIRAAKKVKKVDKKEKKKEKEKKKRDEQEEDAFELAKKKQQEEIDYDNIDIDDVPGKDAPTYVHLKSSEGLRSKIGNDIKFDNLILSVPGRILLNNASLTLAYGQKYGFVGRNGIGKSTLVKKIAMRDEITIAPHLRVLYVEQEVTGDDTTPLDCVLAADEERKWLLDEEKVLTELEKVNPSWQFDPRQKRNYSLRDIYDRLKEIDADKASIRAANILIGLGFTFEEISVKKSRDYSGGWRMRIALARALFCKPEVLLLDEPSNHLDLHACVWLEKYLNQWDRTLLVVSHEASFLNEVVDNIIYIHDQKLDQYRGNYDAFMKQKSVNLRSKEKEKDKQDRKLKKMNEFITKNKNNTQAKQAASRAKKMEKIETIELEREDASLVVDFPQPEHLTPPLLVFKDVCFGYEGRPTMFKKLDIGIDMDSKIALVGMNGVGKSTLMKLMNGDLHETTGYIERSRKMRVARFSQHFVDQLDTTMTPIEYFQSKFNNPPVQQIRNHLGRFGICNSLPLHKITTLSGGQKSRVILAELAWAEPHILLLDEPTNHLDIDAIEALAEGINAFTGGVVLISHNQHLINLIAEQIWVVKKDGTIYLYPGTFMDYKNEISREIDNMVIRS is encoded by the coding sequence atggGTCCAAAAGGTAAAAAGAAAGGTCAATCATTTGATGATTCagatgaagaaattaataataaaaaaggtggaaataaaaaaggacAACAATTAGAAGATGATATTCCTCAACCAGTTAAAAAGGgtggaaataaaaaaggtcAAAGAGGTAAACAAGACTCTGATGATGAACCAGAAAATATTCCTCAACCAGTAGCAAAGaagagtaataataaaaaaggtcAAAGAGGTAAACAAGATTCAGATGATGAACAAGATGAAATTCCTCAACCACAAAAGAAAGGTGGTAAACCAGCTCCACAACCACAAAAGAAAGGTGGTAAACAACAAGATTCAGATGATGAACAAGATGAAATTCCTCAACCAGTTAAAAAAGGTGGTAAACCAGCTCCACAAAAGAAAGGTggtaaacaacaacaacaacaagattcAGATGATGAACAAGAAGAAATTCCTCAACCAGTCAAGAAAGGTGGTAAACCAGCTCCACAAAAGAAAGGTGGTAAACAACAAGAttcagatgatgaagaagatgaaattCCTCAACCAGTTAAGAAAGGTGGTAAACCAGCTCCACAAAAGAAAGGTGGAAAACAACAAGAAtctgaagatgaagatgaagaagatgaagttCAACAACCAGTAAAGAAAGGtggtaaaaatgataaaaagaaaGGTGTTAAACATgttgaagaagaggaagaagaagaggaagaagaagaaattgaaCAACCAGTTAAAAAAGGTGGTAAAGCTCCAAAACCAAAGAAAGGTGGTAAGGGTAGTAAACAAGAAtctgaagatgaagaagatgatgttCAACAACCAGTAAAGAAAGGtggtaaaaaagataaaaagaaagGTAGTAAACATgttgaagaagaggaagaagaagaagaggaagaggaaATTGAACAACCAGTTAAAAAaggttcaaataaaaaagatcaaaAGAAAGGTGGTAAAGGTAAACAtgttgaagaagaagaggaagaagaagaagaagaggaaatTGAACAACCAGTAAAAAAaggttcaaataaaaaagatcaaaAGAAAGGTGGTAAAggtaaacaacaacaagaatctgaagatgaagaagaggaaaTTCAACAACCAGTAAAGAAAGGtggtaaaaaagataaaaagaaagGTAGTAAACATgttgaagaagaggaagaagaagaagaagaagaagaagaaattgaaCAACCAGTTAAAAAAGGtggtaaaaaagataaaaaatcaagTTTGGAAGATAGTATGTCAGaactttcaattaaatcaaagaaaGGTGGTAAGGGTAAACAtgttgaagaagaagaagaacaagaacaagaagaagaagaggaaaaaccaaaatcaaaatcaaataaaaaagataaaaagaaagGTAAACATgtagaagaagaggaagaagaagaagaagaagaagaagaaaaaccaaaatcaaaatcaaataaaaaagataaaaagaaagGTAGTAAACAtattgaagaagaagaagaagaagaagaagaagaagaagaagaagaaaaagaagaagaagaagaaaaaaaaatgacattAGCAGAAATTAGAGCAgcaaaaaaagttaaaaaagttgataaaaaagagaaaaagaaagaaaaagagaaaaagaaaagagatGAACAAGAAGAGGATGCATTCGAACTTgcaaaaaagaaacaacaagaagagattgattatgataatattgatattgatgatgTACCAGGTAAAGATGCACCAACCTATGTTCATTTGAAATCATCAGAAGGTTTAAGAAGtaaaattggtaatgatattaaatttgataatttaatactTTCAGTTCCAGGtagaattttattaaataatgcaTCACTTACACTTGCCTATGGTCAAAAGTATGGTTTTGTTGGTAGAAATGGTATTGGTAAATCAACATTGGTTAAAAAGATTGCAATGCGTGATGAAATTACCATTGCACCACATCTTCGTGTATTGTATGTAGAACAAGAGGTAACTGGTGATGATACAACTCCATTGGATTGTGTATTGGCAGCTGATGAAGAAAGAAAATGGTTACTTGATGAAGAGAAAGTTTTAACAGAATTGGAAAAAGTTAACCCAAGTTGGCAATTTGATCCACGTCAAAAGAGAAATTACTCACTTCGTGATATTTATGATCGTCTTAAAGAGATTGATGCCGATAAAGCATCGATTAGAGCTGCAaacattttaattggtttaggTTTCACATTTGAAGAGATATCTGTAAAGAAATCTAGAGATTATTCAGGTGGTTGGAGAATGAGAATTGCATTGGCAAGAGCACTCTTTTGTAAACCAGAAGTATTATTACTTGATGAACCTTCAAATCATTTAGATTTACATGCTTGTGTTTGGTTagagaaatatttaaatcaatggGATCGTACATTATTGGTTGTATCTCATGAAGCTTCATTCCTTAATGAGGTTGTTGATAATATCATTTACATTCATGATCAAAAGTTGGATCAATACAGAGGTAACTATGATGCATTTATGAAACAAAAATCTGTAAATCTTAGATCaaaagaaaaggaaaaagataaacaagatagaaaattaaagaaaatgaatgAATTCATTACAAAGAATAAGAATAATACTCAAGCTAAACAAGCAGCATCTCGTGCAAAGAAAATGGAGAAAATTGAAACCATTGAACTTGAGCGAGAGGATGCTTCACTCGTTGTAGATTTCCCACAACCTGAACATTTAACACCACCATTATTGGTATTTAAAGATGTTTGCTTCGGTTATGAAGGTAGACCAACTATGTTTAAGAAATTGGATATTGGTATCGATATGGATTCAAAGATTGCTTTGGTTGGTATGAATGGTGTTGGTAAGTCAACTCTTATGAAACTAATGAATGGTGATCTTCATGAAACCACTGGTTACATTGAAAGAAGTAGAAAAATGCGTGTAGCTAGATTCTCTCAACATTTTGTCGATCAATTGGATACCACTATGACACCAATCGAATATTTCCAATCGAAATTCAATAATCCACCAGTTCAACAAATTCGTAATCATTTAGGTAGATTTGGTATTTGTAATTCCTTACCATTACATAAAATTACAACTTTATCTGGTGGTCAAAAGAGTAGAGTCATTTTAGCTGAATTAGCTTGGGCTGAACCTCATATTCTCTTATTGGATGAACCAACAAATCATCTTGATATTGATGCTATCGAAGCTTTAGCTGAAGGTATTAATGCTTTCACTGGTGGTgtagttttaatttctcataatcaacatttaattaatttaattgctGAACAAATTTGGGTTGTTAAAAAAGATGgtacaatttatttatatccaGGTACTTTTATGgattataaaaatgaaatttcaagagaaattgataatatggTTATTAGaagttaa